GAGGGCGCCCAGGTGGCGCTGCCCAACGACGCGAGCAACCTCGGCCGCTCACTCAAGCTCCTCGCCGACAACGGCCTGATCACCCTCAAGGAGGGCGTCGGCGTCAAGGCCACCGAGCGCGACGTCGCGGACAACCCCAAGAAGCTGGAGTTCAAGCCCCTCGAGGCCGCCCAGCTGCCCCGCTCCCTGGAGGACGTGGACGCCGCGATCGTCAACGGCAACTACGCCCTGGAGGCCGGGCTGCAGCCCGCGACCGACTCCCTGCTCCTGGAGAAGGGCGAGGGCAACCCGTACGCCAACGGCCTGGTCACCGTCCCGGCCAAGGTGGAGGACCCCCGGATCAAGAAGCTCGCCGAACTCCTCGCCGGGCCCGAGGTCAAGAAGTTCATCGAGGACAAGTACAAGGGCGCGGTCCTGCCCGCCGAGTAGACCGTCCGGTGACCCCGCCCAGGGAAAAGGGATCGACACACTCTCGGCCGCGCCCCGCCCGTCTCACGGGCAGGCGCGGCCGGCGGTTTTCCCGGGGCCGTCGGGCCTGTGACGACGAGTGGGAGGCCGAGGTCCGCATCTACCTCCGCCGGTGACGTTTGAGATCCGCGTGGGGGATAGATGGTGATGCGTTGGCTCGAAGGAGGAGATCCCATGACCATCGCAGGCGGCATCGTTCTCATTATGCTCGGCGCCATTCTCACGTGGGCGGTCGAATTCGACATCGCCGGATTCGACATCAACGTCGTCGGTGTCATCCTGATGATCGGCGGTCTCGCGTGGCTCCTGTTCGCCGTGTACCGGCTCAGCCTCGCCCGCCGGGCGGTGACGGACAGCACGGCCACCACGGCCACCACGGTGATCGAGGACCCGGTCACCCACCGCCGCACCTACCAGGAGCGTCACTACAACGACCCTCCGGCGGTGTGACCCGCAGGCCTCTCCCGTGGGGGAGCCGCGCCGCCCGCCGGTCCGGATCCGTTAGGGACCGGTTCCCGCGGGTAGGCGTGTCGTCTCAGTGAACGCGAACTTTCAGTGAACGCGAACGGAGGGGGCAGGACGTGAGCAGAGTCGTATCCCGCGGTGCGAGTGCCGTGAGCGGAATGCTCGGCGGCGCGATCGCCGGGGTCATCTTCAAGCAGGTGTGGAAGCTCGCGTCGGGCAAGGACGACGCCCCCCAGGCGACGTCGGACGAGTACGGCTGGGGCGAGATCCTCGTGGCGTCGGCCATCCAGGGCGCCATCTTCGGCGTGGTCAAGGCCGCGATCGACCGTTCCGCGTCCCGGAGCATCCACAGAGCCACCGGCAAGTAGGCCGTGAGGTCGCCACCGGCGACCGACCTCGTACGCGGCGGCCCCCGAATCCCGTCCACGGGACCGGGGGCCGCCGCGCGTCCGGAGCCGTGTCCGAGGTCGCGTCCGGAGCCGGACGGGCCGCGCGGATCGCATGAGTGCTCCAGCCCCGGCGGGGTCCGGGCGGGGTCCGGGCGGGAAGGGCCGACGAGTTCTCCCGCCCCGGCGGTCCGGGACGGGATGGCCCCCGGGGGAGGAGCCGTCAGGCGGCTCCGGGGCATGAGTGGGCTTCGCGGGGGCCGTCCGCCCGCGCGGGGACACGCGCCGGGACGCGGGAGGAGAGCACCTCCGTGTACACGGCGGTGGTCTGGGCGGCGACCCGGTTCCAGTCGTAGCGAGACCGTGCCCGCGCGACGGCCGCGGCGCCGTAGGCCGCCAGCAGGGACGGCGCGGCGAGCAGCCGGCGCAGCGCGCCGCCCAGCGCGTGTGGCTCACGCGGCGGGACCAGCAGGCCGGTGACCTCGGGGACGACGGTGTCCAGGTGCCCGCCCACCGCGGACGCGACCACCGGTACGCCGCAGGCCATGGCCTCCAGCGGCACGATGCCGAACGGCTCGTACCAGGGCATGCTGACCACGACGTCCGCCGAGCGCATCAGGGTGGGGACGTTCTCCCTGTCCACCCTGCCGAGGAACCTGACGCGGTCCGCGACGCCGCATCTGGCGGCCACGCGCGAGAGCCGGTCCGCCTCCGGGTCGTCCAGGTCGCCGCCGGCGACGACCAGGGTGGCGCCGGGGATGCGGGCGAGGGCGTGGATCGTGGTGTCCACGCCCTTGCGGCGGACGGGACGGCCGATGGCGAGCAGGACGGGCCCCGGCCCGAGATCCCTCCTCGGGCCGGAGGGGGTGAAGGAGCGCACGTCGACGCCGCAGGGCACGACCCTCGTCCGGCTCCGGGGGATGCGCATCCGGCGCAGTTCCGCCACCTCGTCGGCGCAGGTCGCGACGACCGCGTCCACCTGGGAGGCGACCATCGCCTCGATCTTGAGGCGCTCGCGCGGGCTGGAGTCGGCCGTGCCCTGGTGCCGGCGCTTGACCGTGCCGAGGGCGTGGAAGGTGTGCACGATGGGGACGGCGGCGTCCCTCGCGGCGGCGAGGGCGGCCAGGCCACTCATCCAGAAGTGGCTGTGGACCATGTCGGGTGGCGCGGCGCTCCACCGCCTGGCGAGCCATCGGCCGAAGTCCGGGATCCAGGGGAGCAGGTCGTCCTTGCACAGGGTCATGGCCGGTCCCGCCGGTACGTGGACCACGGTGACCCCGGGGGCGAGGGAGGTCTCCTCGGGCTGGGAGGGGCACTCCCTGCGGGTGTAGACGGTCACCTCGTGCCCGCGCGAGGCGAGCGCGAGGGACAGGGCGGCGACATGGACGTTCTGGCCCCCGGCGTCGGCTCCGCCGACGGCGGCGAGGGGGCTGGCATGCTCTGACACCATCGCGATCTTCATGGACACGACTCCACCGGGTGTACGGGGCAGGCGTGCCTGCGTCCTGGGCATGACCGCCTCCCCTGCCCTGAGCGGGGACTTTAAACGTGTTTGACCTTGGGATTCGCGGGAAGGCGAGGAGTTTTGGACGGAAAGGAGTTCGACGATGGAGGCTCCTCAGTACGTCGCGGCGCGCGTGCAGCGCGCGCTCGCCGAGGACGAGAGAACCACGGAACTCGGCATCCGGGTGGACATCCGGGGTGATCAGCTCTACCTGCGCGGCCAGGTCATCGGCCCCGAGCGCCGCGAGCTGATCGCGAAGGTGGCCGGTGAGGCGGCCCCGGGGCTGGCCGTCCACAACGAGATCGACATCGTGGACGTACGGGACCCGCTGGGGGAGGAGAGGCTGTGAGAGACGTGCGGATCGCGGCGGTCGGGGACGTGCACCTGGACGAGAGCCGCAGGGGGAGCTATCGCGAGCGGCTCCACGACATCGGGGAGAAGGCCGATGTCCTGCTGCTCGCCGGCGATCTGACCCGGCACGGCACCATGGAGGAGGGGCGGGTGGTGGCGGACGAGTTCCGCGACCTGCCGATCCCGGTGGTGGCCGTGCTCGGCAACCACGACCACCACTCCGACAAGCCCGCCGAGATCGCCGCCCTGCTGCGCGACACCGGGATCGAGGTTCTGCACGACGACGCGACGGTGCTCGACATCGACGGGGTGCGGCTCGGCGTTGCCGGCGGCAAGGGCTTCGGCGGGGGGTACGCGGGCAAGTGCGCCAGCGACTTCGGCGAGCCGGAGATCAAGGCGTTCGTCGGGCACACCAAGCGGATCGCCGACCGCTGGCGGGTGGCGCTGAAGGAACTGCAGGCCGACCGCAGGGTCGTGCTGTCCCACTACTCGCCGGTCAAGGACACCCTCGCCGGGGAACCACTGGAGATCTATCCCTTCCTCGGCAGCTACCTGCTGGCCGAGGCGGTCGACGCCGAGGGCGCCGACCTGATCATCCACGGGCACGCCCACTCCGGTACGGAGAAGGGCGTGACGCCGGGAGGCATCAGGGTGCGCAACGTGGCGTTGCCGGTGCTGGGCCGGGCGTACGGCGTGTATCTCCTCTGAGGCGGAACTTGAGGCGGGACCTGAGTCGGAATCTGAGGCGGAATCTGAGGCGGGACCTGAGGTTCGGGAGCCCGGCGGCGGAGGCCCGGTAACGGGAGTTCGGTGCCGGGCTCGGTTTTGCCCGGCGGAAGAGGGGCGTGGTCCGGGGAAGGGGAGCGTGCCTCGACGCATGTCCCGGACACAGAAGAAGCGGGCCGGGGGATACCCGGCCCGCGAGGCTTCTGTGGGAGTTCGGGGCGCTTACGTTCTCACGGGTGTGAAACCCGCTACGTTCTCACGGGTGTGAAACCCGCGTCGAGATGTGTGCCGGCCTCAGGCCCGCACCGGACGGCGTACGGTCATCAGGCCGTACGGGAACCGCGTGCGGGTCGGGTGGCCCGCACCTGAACGGTGTGCGAGCGCTGGACTCGCACCGGTCGTGTGCTGCCGCGAGCGCGAGGCTCGCGTCACACATTGAAGATGCTCACGCCCCCGGGGCCGACGAGGAAGCCGAGGACGATCAGGACGATCCCCCAGAGGAGGTCGCGACGGGCCAGGATGACGTAGATCCCGGAGATGACGAGGACAACTGCGATGATCCAAAGCAAGGTAGCCATAACCGGCCTCTGCCCTCACAATTCACGACTTAACATCCTCGTCATCCTTGCTTCTGTACAGATCAACGATGGGCTGGATGAACCACAGCCAGGCGCTCAGCAGGGCCACGACCCCGGCGAACACCGCCGCGGGCCAGGCGTTGAGAACCGTCTCCGCGACCAGTGCGACCGAACTCGTCATCGCGACCGCGAGCCCGGCGGCCCCCGCGATGCCGAGCGCGTTGGCGCGGTGCAGCATCTTCTCCTTCAGCCCGGTTCTGAACAGCAGGCGGTGCTGGGCGGCGGGTGTGATGAAGCAGACGGACGCGATGGCCGCGCTCAGGAGGGCGATGAAGAACAGCCAGTGCCCCAGGGTGTCCACTTTGTTGAAGCCCGCCGCGAACGGCAGGCTGAACAGGAAGGCGAACAGCACCTGCACGCCGGTGACCGCGACGCGCAGGCCCTGTAACAACTCGCCGAGCTCGCGGTCCACCCGTTCCTTGCGCGTCTCTCCGGGTTCAGGATGGTCTTTTTGTACGTGTTCGGGCTGAATCATGCGCTCCGTTTACCCGGGTAAAGGTTTCACATGCCTACCTGGGAAGCTATGGGGTACGCGTGGGCTATGGGAAGCCACAGTCACGAGGTCACCGACGCGATCCTGGAAACGCTGAAGCGGGCGAGCAGCGGGCTGAAGGACGCGGATGTCAGGTTCGCGCTCGCCGGGGGCTGTGCGGCCTACGCGCGCGGAGCCGCCCCCTCTCTCCACGACGTCGACTTCGTCCTCCCCCAGGAGGACGTGCCGCTCGCGCTCGAGGCGCTGGGCAAGCTGGGATTCGAGACGTCCAGGCAGCCGCCGGAGGACTGGCTGGTCAAGGCCTTCGACGAGGGCAGGCTGGTGGATCTGATCTTCTCGATCTGCGACCACCCGGTCACCCCCGAGCTGCTGAAGCGCGCGGAGCCGATGAAGGCCTCGGCGGTGATCCTGCCCGTCCTGGAGGCGACCGACCTGGTCATCTCGTGGCTGCTGCCGCTCTCCGAGCACAGCTGCGACTACGGGTCCCTGCTGCCCCAGGTCCGTGCCCTGCGCGAGCAGGTCGACTGGGACCGCGTCGCCGCCGTCGTGCGCGACTCCCCCTACGCCTCCACCTTTCTCATCCTCCTCCAGCGCCTCGACGTCATTCC
This region of Streptosporangium sp. NBC_01495 genomic DNA includes:
- a CDS encoding glycosyltransferase, whose product is MKIAMVSEHASPLAAVGGADAGGQNVHVAALSLALASRGHEVTVYTRRECPSQPEETSLAPGVTVVHVPAGPAMTLCKDDLLPWIPDFGRWLARRWSAAPPDMVHSHFWMSGLAALAAARDAAVPIVHTFHALGTVKRRHQGTADSSPRERLKIEAMVASQVDAVVATCADEVAELRRMRIPRSRTRVVPCGVDVRSFTPSGPRRDLGPGPVLLAIGRPVRRKGVDTTIHALARIPGATLVVAGGDLDDPEADRLSRVAARCGVADRVRFLGRVDRENVPTLMRSADVVVSMPWYEPFGIVPLEAMACGVPVVASAVGGHLDTVVPEVTGLLVPPREPHALGGALRRLLAAPSLLAAYGAAAVARARSRYDWNRVAAQTTAVYTEVLSSRVPARVPARADGPREAHSCPGAA
- a CDS encoding GPGG-motif small membrane protein, translating into MATLLWIIAVVLVISGIYVILARRDLLWGIVLIVLGFLVGPGGVSIFNV
- a CDS encoding MetQ/NlpA family ABC transporter substrate-binding protein produces the protein MRKIFGVVAGLILAGTLAACGGTSTDTAQPAGGTPKADAPLRVGVNPVPHGEVLKYVKDNLAAKAGLNLEIVEFTDYVQPNTQLDEGNLDANYFQHIPYLEEFSKGKDIKLSWVAPVHIEPLGLYSKKIKNVSELAEGAQVALPNDASNLGRSLKLLADNGLITLKEGVGVKATERDVADNPKKLEFKPLEAAQLPRSLEDVDAAIVNGNYALEAGLQPATDSLLLEKGEGNPYANGLVTVPAKVEDPRIKKLAELLAGPEVKKFIEDKYKGAVLPAE
- a CDS encoding nucleotidyltransferase family protein, whose product is MGSHSHEVTDAILETLKRASSGLKDADVRFALAGGCAAYARGAAPSLHDVDFVLPQEDVPLALEALGKLGFETSRQPPEDWLVKAFDEGRLVDLIFSICDHPVTPELLKRAEPMKASAVILPVLEATDLVISWLLPLSEHSCDYGSLLPQVRALREQVDWDRVAAVVRDSPYASTFLILLQRLDVIPGPVDPSGDPTWP
- a CDS encoding metallophosphoesterase family protein; amino-acid sequence: MRDVRIAAVGDVHLDESRRGSYRERLHDIGEKADVLLLAGDLTRHGTMEEGRVVADEFRDLPIPVVAVLGNHDHHSDKPAEIAALLRDTGIEVLHDDATVLDIDGVRLGVAGGKGFGGGYAGKCASDFGEPEIKAFVGHTKRIADRWRVALKELQADRRVVLSHYSPVKDTLAGEPLEIYPFLGSYLLAEAVDAEGADLIIHGHAHSGTEKGVTPGGIRVRNVALPVLGRAYGVYLL
- a CDS encoding BON domain-containing protein, which gives rise to MEAPQYVAARVQRALAEDERTTELGIRVDIRGDQLYLRGQVIGPERRELIAKVAGEAAPGLAVHNEIDIVDVRDPLGEERL
- a CDS encoding DUF4235 domain-containing protein produces the protein MSRVVSRGASAVSGMLGGAIAGVIFKQVWKLASGKDDAPQATSDEYGWGEILVASAIQGAIFGVVKAAIDRSASRSIHRATGK
- a CDS encoding DUF6458 family protein; amino-acid sequence: MTIAGGIVLIMLGAILTWAVEFDIAGFDINVVGVILMIGGLAWLLFAVYRLSLARRAVTDSTATTATTVIEDPVTHRRTYQERHYNDPPAV
- a CDS encoding DUF6328 family protein, producing MIQPEHVQKDHPEPGETRKERVDRELGELLQGLRVAVTGVQVLFAFLFSLPFAAGFNKVDTLGHWLFFIALLSAAIASVCFITPAAQHRLLFRTGLKEKMLHRANALGIAGAAGLAVAMTSSVALVAETVLNAWPAAVFAGVVALLSAWLWFIQPIVDLYRSKDDEDVKS